AACGACCGCTGTCAGCTTTAACTTCGCTACCAATTGCCGGAGTTGCTTCCCGGTATCGCCGTTGGCATAGCCCCAAAAATCAAGGGTTGCTTCGGGTAGCGCAGCATGCACTTTTTTAAATGCTTCAATAACATGGCGCTGTTGTTTTTCTTCGGATAACCGCGCCACAAAAATAACTTTACCAGGAATCCGACTGGCCCACTTTGGCTTGGGTGCGGCTAAAGTTGTCGGTGACACAATCCCAACTGGAATCGTATAGACTGGCGGCTGAGTGCCATATCGAACCGTAAAATCATGGGTTTGCTGTGGGGTCGCTGCAATCACGCCATTCCAAGCCGGCAAATTATTCAAGGCATAGGCATAGTTATAATTCAAGGTCGCTGTCTTGGGATGGGCTGGATCATTCAAATGATTGCTGTGTAAGTGCATGACTTTAAATGCTTTAGTCCGCATCCGCAAAGCCGAATAGGCCAGCTCATACGTTCGATCAATAATAAAAACAGACTTAGGGTTTTGACGATTAAGTTCATCTAAAAAGAAACGGGTCATCGCTTGCTCACCGGTGAAAGACCAATCTTGACCATGATAGTTAATGAAGCGATACAACGAATTCTGCGTTTCATTTTGCCGGTTGGGTAAATGGAATGTCTGGTAAACCACCTTTCCAGCCGGATCAAAAACTTGTTCACTCGCCACTTGACCATCAAAAGTATAGAACTGTTCTAGCCCCTTAAAGCCCCGCGTGTCATACCAATCAGTTTTCACTAACTTTCCATTGACATCAAAAAATTGCACATTATTAACTTGTTGATAATCTGGAGCAAAAGTATGGATGCGCATTAATAGTTGGTTCTGTTGATAGACTTGATAATGGTGTCCATCTGGTTGGACCCGCAAGGTAGCGGCCAGATGTAAGTCATCAATCGTTAATTTAACTGGTTTAAACGTCGTTGACTTTTGGATAAAATCAAACAAATTGACTTGGTTTTTTTCCGCAATGCCAGCGTTTTTTAACGTCTGATGTAAATTTAAGGCAAAAAATCGCGTGACCAGTTGAGCCGGAACCTGGTGTTGATTAAATAGCGCTAGCCGCTTCATTTCAGCATGTTCAATGCCGGATTTTTTAGGATTAATACTGGTATTCACAAAATAATACATATGCTCGCTCCCTCATTGAAACATAATCGTTAGCGTTGTCGATTATAGCAAACTTCGCTCGTTTTTAAGGCGCTAACGAACTGATTTAACCTTTTTCTAGCTTTCATAACTGGTTATTAACTAAGTTAAGCCTTTTAACCAGCAGTTGATAATCATTCTAGACGAAAATGTTATCAAAGTTTGACGAAATTGTTAAGATATTACAATACGTTACAATTAGCGGCCTTTATTACAAAAACCGGCCAAACTGTAACTTGCCATTTATTATGCTGCAACACTCACCGGCTATACTAGGCACTGTTGTTAATTAACGAGCGCTTCACAAAGCTCAGTTATCTATCGAGAATGATTAGTTATCCAATCAACCAAATACAGGAGTGAATTAATTTAATGAAAATCAAAAGTCTATTATTATCATCCGTTGCTGCCACTGGTTTGTTTGCCATTGGAACGACCATCGCTAACGCCGATACTGTCACAGTTAAATCTGGTGACACGGTCAGCGCCATTGCTGCTTCACACAAAACGACCATCGCAGCGATTAAAAAAGCTAACGATTTAAAGAATGTTAATTTAATTTTTATTGGTGATAAATTAGAAGTCAACGGCACGGCAACGACAGTGCACGCCACGGTTCCCGCAACCAGTGCTGCTGCTAGTCAAAGTACTAGCACTGCTAGCTCAGCTAGCCAAAGTAGCGCAACTAGTGCTAGTTCAGTATCAACTTCAACAGCCACTAGTGCGGCTAGTCAAAGCACTTCAACTAGCTCAAGCCAAGCTACGGTTGTTTCAAGTACTAGCAGTAGTGCTAGTTCAAGCCAAGCTAGTCAAAGTAGCGCAACTAGTGCCAGCTCAGCCTCATCTTCAACGGCCACTAGCGCCAGTTCAGTGTCAACTTCAAGTGCGGCTCAAAGCAGTGCTAGCCAAGCTTCAACGACTTTAAGAACTACTGCTAGCTCAGCTGCTAGTCAAAGCACGACAACTAGCACCACGGCGACAGCAACTTCTGCTTCAACGACTAACGTTAGCACCACAACGTCAACTGCATCAACTTCTGAATCAGCTGCTAAAGCATGGATTGCCAACAAAGAATCTGGTGGTTCATACACCGCTTCTAACGGTAACTACTATGGTAAGTATCAATTAAGCAAGTCATTATTGAATGGTGACTTATCTGCTTCTAACCAAGAATCTGTTGCTAATGCTTACGTTAGCTCACGTTATGGTTCATGGAGTGCTGCTAAGACTTTCTGGTTATCTAACGGTTACTACTAAACCAAAATTTAATTTAATCATTAAAGTAACAGGTTCACAACTTCGGTTGCGGACCTGTTTTTGCTTGCAACCGAAATTGGCGGGGGGCTTGCTGAAAAACTTTTTTAACCATAACATTTTTATCAGCGCCCTTAGGCCTTAATTATACCGGTTATCAGCCTAAATAATCACGTTAGACCGATTAAAAAGCCAGCTAATGAACCCTTTTTCGAGTGACTTCTGCTATACTGACGCTACTAAATCAAATCCAGGAGGTATTACCATGCAATTGACCTTAACCGTAGCAACCATTATGTCACACCATTACTTAATCGGCAGTACCCCCATCGGCGTCGCCTTCATTGGTCGAGCCGACGGGCCTGACAATGAATGGCAGGATTTCTTGCCAGCTGCCACAGCACAAGTCGTGCCAACCGCCAATCAAGCAGCGATTCGGGTCCTAACTGCTTACTTAACTGGTAAACTGACCACCTTTAATTGCCCCTTAGATTTTAGCCACGGCACCCCTTTTCAACAGCAAGTCTGGCAAACCCTTCGTACTATTCCTTATGGTCAAACTTGGAGCTACACCCAACTTGCACACGACTTAAATCGTCCAACCGCCGTCCGTGCCATTGCCTCAGCGGTTGGCCGTAACCCATTGCTGATTCTCATTCCTTGTCACCGGGTCATTCGCCAAGATGGCCAACTCGGTGGTTACCGTGGTGGCTTACCCATGAAACACGCCTTGTTAGCTTTAGAAAAAAGACAGTCTTGATTCTAATTGCAACCCATTAAAAACTATGCCATGATTAACGTATTCTAACTTATTGGGGGCAGCAGCAATGCTATCGGTCGCACATATTAGTAAGCAGTTCGGTACCGTTAAGGCCTTAACCGACGTTTCGTTTACGGTCCATGACGGGGAAATCATGGGCTTAATTGGACAAAATGGTGCTGGTAAATCGACTACTTTTCATAGTATCTTAAACTTTCTCAAATTTGACGGTCAGATTACTTGGAACGGTCGGCCATTAAATACCAGTGACTATGATCATATTGGTTATTTACCAGAAGAACGGAGCCTGATGCCCAAGCTAACAATTACTCAGCAACTGGTTTATTTAGCACGCTTAAAAAGTCAACCTGCTAAAGTGACCCAAGCCCGCATTGCACCCTGGATGACCCGGTTCGCCGTTAAAGGACAGCCGACTGATAAAATTAGTCGGCTGTCCAAGGGTAATCAACAAAAAGTCCAATTAATCAGTACCTTGATTCATGAGCCCCAGTTAATTATTCTCGATGAACCCTTTAGTGGCTTAGATCCAGTTAATGCTGACTTATTAAAACAAGCCATCATTGCAGCTAAAAAAAACGGCGCCACCATTATCTTCTCCAGCCATGACATGACCAACGTCGAAGAAATCTGCGACACCTTGGTCATGTTGCGTAACGGGCACATCGTTTTAAAAGGCACGGTTGATGCCATTCGCAATCAATTCGGTCGGACCCGGCTATTTGTCACAACGGATTGGTCCGCACCCCGATTAGCAACGCTAGCTGGAGTTGATACCGTCACCGCCTTAACACCCGGGCGTTACCGGCTACAATTAGCAACCGCTGACGCTGGCCCGGCTATTTTTGACACACTGACTGCCGGCCATTATATCCCAGAATTCAGCCAGCAGCCGCCAACCCTAGATGAAATTTTCCGAACAGAAGCAGGCGAGGTCGCTCATGAATAAAACTTGGATTGTCACCAGTGAAACTTTTCTCCGCCAGACCAAATCGTGGAGTTTTTTAATGTTAATTTTGATGCCTTTCTTATTTATGGGCTTAACCCTTGGGATTACCTACGTTTCGGCGCCTAACCGTGGTAGTAACGAAATCGCCGTCATCAGTTCAAATTCAACACTTCGCAAGTCCCTTTTAAAAACCAATCAAGTCACGACGACGTCAAATTACGCCACCATTAAAGCCGCCAAAACTGCGACTTATAAAAATGACATCAGCGGCTATCTCGTATTAAAGCAGACTGCACAACACCAATTAGTTGCCACTTTTCACGGTCCAAGTGCTTTAGCCAGTACCAATCAAGCACAACTGCAACGCTGGTTAAGCAGGCAACAAGCCCATTTAAATCAACAACAGGCGCACTTAACGATCCAACAAGTTCGCGCTTTAGCACTGCAACCACAATTGAAACAGCGCCTACAAAAAAAGACGGCCGCAGACAAGACCGCCAAAACAATTTCATTTTATCTTTTAGTCTTCTTTGTTTACTTAATTTTGACTACCTACTCCTCGATTACGGCGCAAGAAATTGCTGCTGAAAAGGGCACTAAAATTATGGAAGTCATTTTTTCAAGTACCACGCCGCGGCGCTATTTTAATGGCAAAGTCTATGGTGTTTTATTGATGATTTTGACCCAACTACTGGTCTATCTCCTTGGCGGGGTCGTCATCCTACAACTCGTTCCCCATAGTCCCCTGCTTGCCACTTGGTGGGCCCAATACGCACCAATCATCACGAAAGTCCTGCATAATCTGCTTTCCATCAACCTGATTTTTGCACTTGCTGCCGTCCTATTATATACCGTGGTTTCAGCTTTTTGTGGCGCTTTAGTGACCCGCGTTGAAGATGCCGGTAAAGCCTCGCAACCAGTGATTTACCTAAATCTACTCACTTTTTTCACAGCGATGGCCTTTCAAAATAATCCGACCAATCCGTTTGTCACCATCTTTTCATACGTCCCCTTTTTCTCATCCTACCTCATGCCGTTGCGTCTCATTAATGCGACGGCCACGTTACCAGCCGCTAGTCTGTCCTTAATCCTGCTACTGTTAACGGTGGTTGGCAGTATGTGGTATATCGGTAAGGTCTACGGTGGCTTAATGCTCCAGACAGATGAACTTGGTTTTTGGGGCAATCTAAAACGTGGCTTACATTTAAAATAAATCGACAAAAAACCGAGCCTGGAAAATTTCCAGACTCGGTTTTAGCTATTAATTAGGCTTGTTTCGTTGGATAAATCGTAAATTCACTGACATTCACTTCAGCAGGTTGATCAACCGCAAAGTTGACCACGTTGGCAATGGCTTGTGGACTAATCCCAACCTGTTGGTAAAAGGCCGTCATCCCTTGCTTCGTTTCGGCATCCGTAATCGTGTCCAATAATTCCGTATTAATCGCTGCTGGATACAAGGTTGCCGTTCGAATATTGGTGCCTTCTTGCGCACTTTCCATGCGAATAACTTCCATTAAGTTGCGTACGGCATACTTAGTAGCCCCGTAGACCCCAGCGCCCGCAAAGTTTTTAATCCCTGCAACTGATGAAGTCGTAATAATTTGACCATGTTTTTGGGCCGTGAAAATTGGCATTACGGCTGC
This region of Lactobacillus sp. CBA3605 genomic DNA includes:
- a CDS encoding glycosyltransferase, with the translated sequence MYYFVNTSINPKKSGIEHAEMKRLALFNQHQVPAQLVTRFFALNLHQTLKNAGIAEKNQVNLFDFIQKSTTFKPVKLTIDDLHLAATLRVQPDGHHYQVYQQNQLLMRIHTFAPDYQQVNNVQFFDVNGKLVKTDWYDTRGFKGLEQFYTFDGQVASEQVFDPAGKVVYQTFHLPNRQNETQNSLYRFINYHGQDWSFTGEQAMTRFFLDELNRQNPKSVFIIDRTYELAYSALRMRTKAFKVMHLHSNHLNDPAHPKTATLNYNYAYALNNLPAWNGVIAATPQQTHDFTVRYGTQPPVYTIPVGIVSPTTLAAPKPKWASRIPGKVIFVARLSEEKQQRHVIEAFKKVHAALPEATLDFWGYANGDTGKQLRQLVAKLKLTAVVKFNDYTTNLAAVYDQAQLAMLTSRAEGFALALLEGQSHGLPQIAYDVKYGPRDIIRDGYDGQLVPVNDIEALGTAMIKLLQDPAKMQAFSRQAYVDAKRYSPDVVWQQWQPLMQAAQAFYQPNQEASK
- a CDS encoding LysM domain-containing protein → MKIKSLLLSSVAATGLFAIGTTIANADTVTVKSGDTVSAIAASHKTTIAAIKKANDLKNVNLIFIGDKLEVNGTATTVHATVPATSAAASQSTSTASSASQSSATSASSVSTSTATSAASQSTSTSSSQATVVSSTSSSASSSQASQSSATSASSASSSTATSASSVSTSSAAQSSASQASTTLRTTASSAASQSTTTSTTATATSASTTNVSTTTSTASTSESAAKAWIANKESGGSYTASNGNYYGKYQLSKSLLNGDLSASNQESVANAYVSSRYGSWSAAKTFWLSNGYY
- a CDS encoding methylated-DNA--[protein]-cysteine S-methyltransferase, with the translated sequence MQLTLTVATIMSHHYLIGSTPIGVAFIGRADGPDNEWQDFLPAATAQVVPTANQAAIRVLTAYLTGKLTTFNCPLDFSHGTPFQQQVWQTLRTIPYGQTWSYTQLAHDLNRPTAVRAIASAVGRNPLLILIPCHRVIRQDGQLGGYRGGLPMKHALLALEKRQS
- a CDS encoding ABC transporter ATP-binding protein, producing the protein MLSVAHISKQFGTVKALTDVSFTVHDGEIMGLIGQNGAGKSTTFHSILNFLKFDGQITWNGRPLNTSDYDHIGYLPEERSLMPKLTITQQLVYLARLKSQPAKVTQARIAPWMTRFAVKGQPTDKISRLSKGNQQKVQLISTLIHEPQLIILDEPFSGLDPVNADLLKQAIIAAKKNGATIIFSSHDMTNVEEICDTLVMLRNGHIVLKGTVDAIRNQFGRTRLFVTTDWSAPRLATLAGVDTVTALTPGRYRLQLATADAGPAIFDTLTAGHYIPEFSQQPPTLDEIFRTEAGEVAHE
- a CDS encoding ABC transporter permease translates to MNKTWIVTSETFLRQTKSWSFLMLILMPFLFMGLTLGITYVSAPNRGSNEIAVISSNSTLRKSLLKTNQVTTTSNYATIKAAKTATYKNDISGYLVLKQTAQHQLVATFHGPSALASTNQAQLQRWLSRQQAHLNQQQAHLTIQQVRALALQPQLKQRLQKKTAADKTAKTISFYLLVFFVYLILTTYSSITAQEIAAEKGTKIMEVIFSSTTPRRYFNGKVYGVLLMILTQLLVYLLGGVVILQLVPHSPLLATWWAQYAPIITKVLHNLLSINLIFALAAVLLYTVVSAFCGALVTRVEDAGKASQPVIYLNLLTFFTAMAFQNNPTNPFVTIFSYVPFFSSYLMPLRLINATATLPAASLSLILLLLTVVGSMWYIGKVYGGLMLQTDELGFWGNLKRGLHLK
- a CDS encoding SDR family oxidoreductase, whose protein sequence is MAIKDKVVVITGASSGIGEATAKLLAQHGAKVVLGARREARLQAIVQAIEAAGGQAAYQVTDVTDKAAVQALVDLAQTKFGGLDVIFNNAGIMPSSPISALHTDEWDAMIDINIKGVLNGVAAVMPIFTAQKHGQIITTSSVAGIKNFAGAGVYGATKYAVRNLMEVIRMESAQEGTNIRTATLYPAAINTELLDTITDAETKQGMTAFYQQVGISPQAIANVVNFAVDQPAEVNVSEFTIYPTKQA